TTGCCGCGGACCTGTCACACGCGGAGACCGCATCTCGTCTCAACTGTGGAGGCCGCCGCAGGAGGCGGATCCATCCACCGAATTCGAGACGAGGACTTGATCCGATGACGCAACGCATCGAGTATGGGAAGATCGCGCCCGAGGGGCTGAAGGCGATGTTCGGGCTGGAGCGCTACGTCCGCGAGAGCGGGCTGGAGCATTCGCTGCTGCACCTGCTGAAGCTGCGCGCCTCGCAGATCAACGGCTGCGCCTACTGCGTGGACATGCACACCAAGGACGCGCGCGCCGGGGGCGAGACGGAGCAGCGGCTGTACCTGACCAGCGCCTGGCGCGAGGCGCCGATGTTCACCGAGCGCGAGCGGGCGGCGCTGGAGTGGACCGAGGCGCTGACGCTGATCAGCGAGGGCGGCGTGCCCGACGAGCTCTGGGAGCAGACGCGCCGGCACTTCTCGGAGGAGGAGATCGTCGCGCTGACGTTCGCGGTGGTGGCCATCAACGGCTGGAACCGCCTGTCCATCACCTTCCGCCCGCCGGTGGGCGACTACCAGCCCGGCGCGTATGCGGCGGCGGTGTGATGTGATGACGGTATCATCCTGAGAAGGGTCGCTAACCCTGCGGACCCCGTCGGGTGTCATCCTGAGGGCGCGGGGACCGAACTCTCGTCGTGACGTACGGTTGCGCGCCCGAAGGATCTACTGGATGCCGCCTCGATGCCAGTGCGTCACACCGGCATCTTCGCGGGGACGGCAAGATCCTTCGGTCGGCGCCAGGATCTCGTGCAGACGCGACCTCGGCGCGGCGCCGACCTCAGGATGACATCCAAAGGGTGTTCTCAGTAACAGAGGAGTTGAAGGCGATGCCGAGCGTGATGGCGGAACCGGACGTCGCGGGAGCGGAGGTCGAGCAGTTTCGGCCGCTGCTGTTCTCGCTCGCGTACCGGATGCTGGGAAGCGTGGCGGACGCGGAAGACGCGGTGCAGGAGACGTTTCTCCGCTGGCACCGTGCCGAGCAGGAGGAGGTGAGGTCGCCGAAGGACTGGCTGTGCGCGGTGGTCACGCGCCTGTGCATCGACCACCTTCGGTCCGCGCGCGTGCGGAGGGAGGAGTACGTGGGCCCTTGGCTTCCGGAGCCTCTGGTGCAGCCGCTGGACGAGGACCCGCTGGAGGCGGCGGTGCTGGCCGAGTCGCTCTCCACCGCGTTCCTGCTGATGCTCGAGCGGCTGACCGCGATGGAGCGCGCCGTGTTCCTGCTGCGCGAGGTGTTCTCGTTCGAGTACGAGGAGGTGGCGCGCATCGTGGGCCGCAGCGAGGGCGCCTGCCGGCAGCTGGCCAAGCGCGCACGCGACAAGGTGGCCGCGGGCGAGCCGCGCTTCACCGCGTCGGAGGAAGACGCGCAGCGGATGGCGCTGCGCTTCATGGAGGTGTGCGCGCGCGGCGACGTGGACGAGATCCGCGCGCTGCTGGCGGAAGACGCCATCGCCATGACCGACGGCGGCGGCAAGCGGCGCGGGGCGCTGAACCCGGTCTACGGGCGCGACCACGTGGCGCGGCTGTTCGCCGGCCTGGCGCACAAGTGGGGCGTGCCGCCCGTGGACCTGGTGCGCGTGAACGGACAGCCGGGGTTCGTGATGCGGCTGTGGGACGGGCCACGGGTGATGAGCTTTGCCGTGCGCGACGGGCTGATAACGGGGGTCTACCTCGTCGGCAACCCCGACAAGCTCACGCACCTGCCGGTCCCACCCGAGGAGGATGGCTGACGGTCGAAATCCGGAAAACTGCAGGTCTCACGCAGAGCAGCAGAGGCAGCAGAGGTGAGTTCTCCGCTGCCTCTGCTGCTCTGCGTGAGGCACAATCTTTTTCCTGAAACGATCAAACGCCCGCGGGCTCCAGGCGGCGGATGGAGTCGACGGCAAACTGGATGGAAGTGCCGACATAGGCGGACTGGTCGATGCGCGTGTCCAGGCGCCCGGCCAGGATCGTCGACACCACGCCGTGCAGGATGGCCCACACCGCGTGCGCGTGGATGCGCGCCTCGGCCGGCGTGGCGAAGGCGTCGGGGGCGGCGTCGTGCACCAGCCGCGCGAGCACGTCCATCGACCGCGAGGCGCGCCGGAACAGCTCGCGGGGGAAGCGCGCCAGCGACCGCGGGTGGTACAGGTACATGATCTCGTAGAACTCGGGGTTGGCCAGCCCGAACTCTACGTACCTGCGGCAGTGCAGCTCCAGCCGCTGCAGCGGCGCTCCCGGCGCCTCGGCCGCGGCGGCCACGATGTCGTACCAGCGCTGGAAGCCTTCGTCGATCAGCGCGTGGACGAGCTGGTCCTTCCCCGCGAAGTGCTCGTAGATGCTGCTGACGCTGCACCCCACCTGCCGCGCGATCTTGCGCATCGACAGGTTCTCGTAGCCTTCGCTGACCAGCAGGGTGCGCGTGGTGTCGAGCGTGGCGGCGCGCAGGCCGCTTTCCGTCCAGGGCTGCTGCATCGTCCGGCGGGATGGGGATTTGGGACGAGGGTGTGGTGGCTCGCGGCGAAATCTCCCCCGCGCCCGCGGCGCTGTCAACGGAACCAGCGCTCACCTTCAGCCGCCTGCCATGCGCCGAGGCTTCGACTGCACCTGAGGCGGCTCACCCCGGCTCCTCCGTCGCGAACAGCGCGCGCAGCTCGGCGGAGGCGCGGTAGGGGCGGCCGGTGGAGGCGTCGAGCGGGCACCAGAGGGTGCGGGCGCGCGCCAGCAGCGTGCCGTCGCTCGCGCGGGTGATCTCGGTGTGGCGCTCGAAGCGGACGGCCTCCATCCGCCCCACCCAGGTGCGGGCGCGCACCGCGTCGCCGGGGAGCGCGGGGCGGCGGTAGTCGATCTCGTGGCGCAGCACCACCCAGAACACCTGCCGCTGCGCCTCTTCCGGCGCCACCGCCCGCCAGTGCGCGATGGCCACCTCCTGCACCCAGCGCAGGTAGACGATGTTGTTCACGTGGCCGGGCACGTCGACGTCCTCGGGCTGGACCTGGACGCCGATCTCGTACGACCCGGTCATCACCCTGATCGCATCCGCGTCGATCGAGAGCGTCGGCCCGCCGGCGGGCGCATCATCCCGCTTCGTCATCTCACGTCTCGTGGATCACCATGCCGATAGGGAAGTGGTCGGCGAAGCCGTTGGGGTTGATCTCCTCGCCGCGGCCGAAGCGGATGGGCGACGGGTAGGCGCCGGTGCTCACCATCTCCGGAAAGCGGACGATCTCCACGCTCCCGGGGAGCGCCGTCAGCCCCTTCGCCCCCGTCACCAGCGAGCGCGAGGCCATGAACTGGTCGAGCAGGTTCACGCTGTTGTCGTAGTAGTGCGTCCCCAGCCCCTGTCCGGCCAGCGGCCACATCAGGTTCAGGAACCGGGCCGACGTGGCGCGCGTGACCTTGGTCCGCTGCCGCTCGCAGCAGGCGTAGTCCACGATCGAGCGGTCGAAGGGCTCGTCGTTGAAGTCGCCCATGGCCAGCACGGCCGTGTCGGTGCCCAGCTCCTGGCGGATGCGCTCGTGGAAGTACGCCAGCGTCTCGCCCGCGATGATGCGGTACGGCTCGGACTCGAGCTTCCCCTCGAGCCGCGCGGGCCAGTGGTTGCCGATGACCACCAGCGTACGCCCCGCCGCCGTGCGGAAGCTCACCTGCACCAGGTCGCGCGTGGCCACGCGGCGCACGATGAAGTGGTAGAAGACCTGCCCGGGCACGGGGGTGAAGCGGCTGGGATCGTAGATGAACGCCACGTCGATCCCGCGCCCGTCCTGCGTGTCGGCGTGCACGATCTCGTAGTTGCGGTTGAGCGTCGTCACGGCCTGGCAGAGGCGCTCCAGCACGAAGCGGTTCTCCACCTCGCACACGCCCAGCAGGTCGGGCCCCTTCCCGCCGTTGGCGTAGGAGACGACCTTCGCCAGCTGCGAGATCTTCCGGTCCAGCACCTCCTGCGTCCACCCGGTCAGCTCGCTGCCGAGCGTGCGCTCCAGCTTCTCCGAGCGCCGCGGCGACCCGTCGACGTCGAACAGGTTCTCCACGTTCCAGAACATCACGTAATGGTCGGGCATGATGCGGGTCTCCGGTGTGGGGATGGAGAAAAGATGAATCGATCGGGTGGGTTGCGGCTCGGGGCAGGGATCGCCGCGCTCCGGCCGGATCTACCCGTGTCCCCAAGCCGTGCGCGTCCCTGTTCTCACCGCGCGAGCCGGCCGCCCCTCGTCGAGCGCTCGCCCGATCGCTGCCGGTGAGGGTGAGTGGCGACGCGCAGATGATAGTTAAGTATTCACTTAAGTATCGCGCGCATTTGCGGGAGAGGTCTCATACCGGCTGCCGCAATTGAGTGTGCATTCCGATCGGCTGACTCCGGGC
The Longimicrobium sp. DNA segment above includes these coding regions:
- a CDS encoding endonuclease/exonuclease/phosphatase family protein — its product is MPDHYVMFWNVENLFDVDGSPRRSEKLERTLGSELTGWTQEVLDRKISQLAKVVSYANGGKGPDLLGVCEVENRFVLERLCQAVTTLNRNYEIVHADTQDGRGIDVAFIYDPSRFTPVPGQVFYHFIVRRVATRDLVQVSFRTAAGRTLVVIGNHWPARLEGKLESEPYRIIAGETLAYFHERIRQELGTDTAVLAMGDFNDEPFDRSIVDYACCERQRTKVTRATSARFLNLMWPLAGQGLGTHYYDNSVNLLDQFMASRSLVTGAKGLTALPGSVEIVRFPEMVSTGAYPSPIRFGRGEEINPNGFADHFPIGMVIHET
- a CDS encoding TetR/AcrR family transcriptional regulator, with product MQQPWTESGLRAATLDTTRTLLVSEGYENLSMRKIARQVGCSVSSIYEHFAGKDQLVHALIDEGFQRWYDIVAAAAEAPGAPLQRLELHCRRYVEFGLANPEFYEIMYLYHPRSLARFPRELFRRASRSMDVLARLVHDAAPDAFATPAEARIHAHAVWAILHGVVSTILAGRLDTRIDQSAYVGTSIQFAVDSIRRLEPAGV
- a CDS encoding thioesterase family protein, which encodes MTKRDDAPAGGPTLSIDADAIRVMTGSYEIGVQVQPEDVDVPGHVNNIVYLRWVQEVAIAHWRAVAPEEAQRQVFWVVLRHEIDYRRPALPGDAVRARTWVGRMEAVRFERHTEITRASDGTLLARARTLWCPLDASTGRPYRASAELRALFATEEPG
- a CDS encoding carboxymuconolactone decarboxylase family protein; the protein is MTQRIEYGKIAPEGLKAMFGLERYVRESGLEHSLLHLLKLRASQINGCAYCVDMHTKDARAGGETEQRLYLTSAWREAPMFTERERAALEWTEALTLISEGGVPDELWEQTRRHFSEEEIVALTFAVVAINGWNRLSITFRPPVGDYQPGAYAAAV
- a CDS encoding sigma-70 family RNA polymerase sigma factor, giving the protein MAEPDVAGAEVEQFRPLLFSLAYRMLGSVADAEDAVQETFLRWHRAEQEEVRSPKDWLCAVVTRLCIDHLRSARVRREEYVGPWLPEPLVQPLDEDPLEAAVLAESLSTAFLLMLERLTAMERAVFLLREVFSFEYEEVARIVGRSEGACRQLAKRARDKVAAGEPRFTASEEDAQRMALRFMEVCARGDVDEIRALLAEDAIAMTDGGGKRRGALNPVYGRDHVARLFAGLAHKWGVPPVDLVRVNGQPGFVMRLWDGPRVMSFAVRDGLITGVYLVGNPDKLTHLPVPPEEDG